A single genomic interval of Solimonas sp. K1W22B-7 harbors:
- a CDS encoding VOC family protein, whose product MTEVTGIDHIYLAVSDMAASEAFYDRAMPALGFRKNRFEIGGDPHVQYYNRLFGFVLRPARSTSPHDSYTPGLHHLCLRVDTEADVDAAATALRAAGISTSEPRRYPEYAPDYRAVFFQDPDGIRLEITSYRQERRERHDHWDKLG is encoded by the coding sequence GTGACCGAGGTCACCGGCATCGACCATATCTACCTCGCCGTGTCGGACATGGCCGCATCGGAAGCCTTCTACGACCGCGCGATGCCGGCGCTGGGCTTCCGCAAGAACCGCTTCGAGATCGGCGGCGATCCGCATGTGCAGTACTACAACCGCCTGTTCGGCTTCGTGCTGCGGCCGGCACGCAGCACCTCCCCACACGACTCCTATACGCCCGGCCTGCACCACCTGTGCCTGCGCGTGGACACCGAGGCCGACGTGGACGCGGCGGCGACCGCACTGCGCGCCGCCGGGATCAGCACCAGCGAACCGCGGCGCTACCCCGAATATGCGCCGGACTACCGCGCGGTCTTCTTCCAGGACCCCGACGGCATCCGCCTGGAGATCACCAGCTACCGGCAGGAACGGCGCGAGCGGCACG